The following proteins are co-located in the Prosthecobacter vanneervenii genome:
- a CDS encoding transposase → MPRLSRYSPAEKAAIVAAARSMIRKGESCKNIALQLGVNQPSLRGWLREATLNMLYPPLPPCMPRNRSAQ, encoded by the coding sequence ATGCCCCGCCTCTCACGTTACTCCCCCGCAGAAAAGGCCGCCATCGTAGCCGCCGCCCGCTCCATGATCCGCAAAGGTGAAAGCTGCAAAAACATCGCCCTGCAGCTCGGCGTCAATCAGCCCTCCCTCCGCGGCTGGCTGCGCGAGGCCACCCTCAACATGCTCTACCCCCCGCTGCCGCCCTGCATGCCGCGCAACCGCTCGGCACAGTAA
- a CDS encoding TPM domain-containing protein encodes MKTLTRRFFLPVLAATMVLGTAGVRAAASGIQDDGAFFSEFAKVNATGTINDVSSRLHKDILVQTYAEVPEDVKAKVLQPNKSAANRGFSEWAEQMARTKKVNGVLILLVKQPAHLQVVVGTDTARQAFTLMDREKLVQTMIAKLREKKNDDALIDGVNFIATTMKSHRSGAAAPFSSRSHVTQQGGSSWLHTIGIILLIWVGFSIVRGLFRALSGGGGAPVGGMGQPYGYGGGGGGFFQNMLGSMFGAAAGMWMYDQFFGSHSSAATYNPQNYDSQLQDGGFSGTDTDYTSSGGDFGGDSGSSFGGGDSGGDFGGGGDFGGGGDF; translated from the coding sequence ATGAAAACACTCACTCGACGCTTTTTCCTTCCTGTGCTGGCCGCCACGATGGTGCTCGGCACCGCCGGTGTCCGTGCCGCCGCGAGCGGCATTCAGGATGACGGAGCCTTTTTCTCCGAATTCGCCAAGGTGAACGCCACCGGTACGATCAATGATGTCTCCAGCCGCCTGCACAAGGACATCCTGGTGCAGACGTATGCGGAGGTGCCGGAGGACGTGAAGGCCAAGGTGCTGCAGCCCAACAAATCCGCCGCCAACCGGGGATTCTCGGAATGGGCGGAGCAGATGGCCCGCACAAAGAAGGTGAACGGCGTGCTGATCCTGCTGGTGAAGCAGCCTGCGCACCTGCAGGTGGTGGTGGGCACCGATACGGCGCGCCAGGCTTTTACGCTGATGGACCGCGAGAAGCTGGTGCAGACGATGATCGCGAAACTGCGTGAGAAGAAGAATGACGACGCGCTGATCGACGGCGTGAACTTCATCGCCACCACGATGAAGTCCCACCGCAGTGGTGCCGCTGCGCCCTTTAGCTCCCGCTCCCATGTGACGCAGCAGGGCGGCAGCTCCTGGCTGCACACCATCGGCATCATTTTGCTGATCTGGGTGGGCTTCAGCATTGTGCGCGGTCTTTTCCGTGCGCTGTCTGGCGGCGGTGGTGCTCCGGTGGGCGGCATGGGCCAGCCCTATGGCTACGGTGGTGGCGGCGGCGGCTTCTTCCAGAACATGCTGGGCAGCATGTTTGGCGCTGCGGCGGGCATGTGGATGTATGACCAGTTCTTTGGCTCCCACAGCTCTGCGGCCACCTACAATCCGCAGAACTATGATTCGCAGCTCCAGGACGGAGGCTTCTCCGGCACGGATACGGACTACACCAGCTCAGGCGGCGATTTCGGAGGCGACTCCGGCAGCAGCTTTGGCGGTGGTGATTCCGGTGGCGACTTCGGTGGTGGAGGCGACTTTGGCGGCGGTGGAGATTTCTAA
- a CDS encoding tetratricopeptide repeat protein — protein MSENEYISELRARWPRGWSSDQPNFEATPETIALADEAVREFPDSPKLWCMRGDLIQLASESCPHSLDDVLACYQRATEIDPQFVEAWESMGHFHSAVLDDEHTAQRFFNEAERLSGHHVA, from the coding sequence ATGAGCGAGAACGAATATATTTCAGAACTGCGAGCGAGGTGGCCTCGTGGTTGGTCTTCCGACCAACCCAATTTCGAGGCGACGCCAGAGACAATCGCACTTGCTGACGAGGCTGTTCGCGAATTTCCTGACTCACCGAAGCTCTGGTGTATGAGGGGCGACCTCATTCAGCTCGCATCTGAGTCTTGTCCGCACTCACTCGATGATGTGCTTGCATGCTACCAGCGTGCTACTGAGATTGATCCACAGTTTGTAGAGGCGTGGGAGTCGATGGGCCATTTTCATAGCGCCGTGCTCGACGACGAGCATACAGCACAAAGATTTTTCAATGAGGCCGAG